The following coding sequences are from one Salvia hispanica cultivar TCC Black 2014 chromosome 3, UniMelb_Shisp_WGS_1.0, whole genome shotgun sequence window:
- the LOC125216882 gene encoding histone H2B, whose translation MAPKAEKKPAEKKPAAEKAPAAEKAPAEKKPKAGKKLPKDGGAAAGDKKKKRNKKSVETYKIYIFKVLKQVHPDIGISSKAMGIMNSFINDIFEKLAQESSKLARYNKKPTITSREIQTAVRLVLPGELAKHAVSEGTKAVTKFTSA comes from the coding sequence ATGGCACCCAAGGCCGAGAAGAAGCCCGCGGAGAAGAAGCCTGCCGCCGAGAAGGCCCCCGCTGCAGAGAAGGCCCCGGCGGAGAAGAAGCCCAAGGCAGGGAAGAAGCTGCCGAAGGACGGCGGCGCCGCTGCCGgagacaagaagaagaagaggaacaAGAAGAGCGTGGAGACGTACAAGATCTACATCTTCAAGGTGTTGAAGCAGGTCCACCCTGACATCGGTATCTCCAGCAAGGCGATGGGGATCATGAACAGCTTCATCAACGACATCTTCGAGAAGCTCGCCCAGGAATCCTCCAAATTGGCGAGGTACAACAAGAAGCCGACGATCACCTCCCGTGAAATCCAGACCGCCGTGAGGCTGGTGCTGCCTGGAGAGCTGGCGAAGCACGCTGTTTCGGAGGGGACTAAGGCTGTTACCAAATTCACTAGTGCTTGA
- the LOC125210590 gene encoding histone H2B.3, whose translation MAPKAEKKPAEKKPAAEKAPAAEKAPAEKKPKAGKKLPKDAAAGDKKKKRNKKSVETYKIYIFKVLKQVHPDIGISSKAMGIMNSFINDIFEKLAQESSKLARYNKKPTITSREIQTAVRLVLPGELAKHAVSEGTKAVTKFTSS comes from the coding sequence ATGGCACCCAAGGCAGAGAAGAAGCCCGCGGAGAAGAAGCCGGCCGCCGAGAAGGCCCCTGCGGCGGAGAAAGCTCCGGCGGAGAAGAAGCCCAAGGCAGGGAAGAAGCTGCCGAAGGACGCCGCCGCCGGcgacaagaagaagaagaggaacaAGAAGAGCGTGGAGACGTACAAGATCTACATCTTCAAGGTGCTGAAGCAGGTCCACCCTGACATCGGTATCTCCAGCAAGGCGATGGGGATCATGAACAGCTTCATCAACGACATCTTCGAGAAGCTCGCCCAGGAATCCTCCAAATTGGCGAGGTACAACAAGAAGCCGACGATCACCTCCCGTGAAATCCAGACCGCCGTGAGGCTGGTGTTGCCTGGAGAGCTGGCGAAGCACGCCGTTTCGGAAGGGACCAAGGCTGTTACCAAATTCACTAGCTCTTAA